From the genome of Pseudomonas helvetica:
GAACTCATTGCCGCGCCCCATCACGCACGCGACGCGCTGATTGCGTTGGCGCTCCCAGCTTTGTGCCGGGTAAGTCTTGTTCCAGGCTTCGTAGAGTTGCCGATCCTGTTTGGACAGTCGCAAACCGTATTGCTTGCTCATGTAGAAATAAGTGCGAGCGATCATCCCGCGAATGGACGGGCGGGGCATGACCTTCTTGGCCTTGAAGTCGACCTGGGTCAGGCACGAACCGTATTGCCCTGATTGCACGGGGAGCCAGCCGAAGCTGAAATTGCTGCGGTCCCCGTTCACCTCGCCGATGCTTGGCACCAGGTTGTGCAAGTCGGCCTCGGCACGTTGATAGGTCGGGTCGTGACGTGTGCAGTTCTGGCGACCACCCTGTTGCCAGCACTGGCGTTGGTGACCGATTTGCCATGCCGGAACAATGTGCTCCCATTCGATGCGTGCAGCGCGCTTGGCGTTTTTACGTGGCACGTACCCGCAGGCTTTGAGGTCGACCCGATTGCCCGTGTATTTGCAGCCACAATAGAACTCGGTTGACTGTGGGGCGTAGAGTGTCCAAGCGACCTTTTTCGCTTCGTTGAAAGTGCGTGGCGCATCCGCCTGAGCGCTGATGACAACGAAGAGCAACAACAGCAAAGCAAAACAGCGAGCAATCATTGACTCAATCTTCCTTCGGCACAACCCAGAAAATCTGCACGCCGCCATCGTCGCGATAAGCGAGGGTGACGTTGTCGTTCTCGGCGATTTCCTCGAGCAAGCGTTCCCATTCATCTACCGGCTCGTCGGGGAGGCGGAAGATCAAGGCGGCCTTGGCTTTTTGGGCGGTCGGGGAGTTGATGATTTTCTGAACGCGCAAACCGAGTCGTTCGTAAGAGCCTGGAGGGTTAGTCGCTGCTGAAGAGGTCGTGGCCACGGGGTAATCCTTATTAAGCTGTACGTGCATACAGTATTTAACTGTAGGCGATTTCGCAACTGCTTAAAGTTCAAGAAATTCCTCTGACAGCGAATTTTTCCGTTTGCTGTAAACCGATTGGTGATTATTCAGAAGTAATGGCAGGGAAGGCGGGAGGGTAGATCACTCGCCCGAGTGGGCGAGTGGGGGGGCAAGCGTCCGACCGGATCCGGCCGGACGCAATGAATCAGTACTCCCAGAACATCCGTTGCAGCTCTTTACTGTCCGACGTCTTGGTCAGTGCAACCATCGTCAGGATGCGGGCTTTTTGCGGGTTCAGGTCATGCGCAACGACCCAGTCATACTTGTCGTCTGGCTGTTCGGCGTTACGCAGGACAAAGCCGCCAGCATTGACGTGGGAAGAACGAATGATCTGCACGCCATCCTTGCGCAGTTCCTGCAAGGTTGGAACCAGGCGCGAAGATACCGAGCCATTGCCGGTGCCGGCATGGATGATGGCTTTGGCGCCAGACTGGGCCAGGGCCTTGTAAGCAGTGCCGTCGACATTGCCATAGGAATAGGCGATTTCGACGTCAGGCAGGCTCTTGATGTTTTTGATGTCGAATTCCGAATCCATGGTGTGGCGCTTGGCTGGCAAGCGGAACCAATAGGATTTGCCTTCGATCACCATGCCCAATGGGCCCCATGGGCTTTTGAACGCTTCGGTCTTGAGATTGACCATTTTGCTGACATCACGACCCGACTGAATTTCGTCGTTCATGGTGACCAGCACGCCTTTGCCGCGAGCATCTTTGCTACCCGCTACGGCGACGGCGTTGTACAGGTTGAGCATGCCGTCAGCCGACATCGCGGTGCCTGGGCGCATCGAGCCGACAACGATGATTGGCTTGTCGGTTTTTTCCACCAGGTTCAGGAAGTAGGCGGTCTCTTCCAGGGTGTCGGTGCCGTGAGTAATAACGATGCCATCGACGTCTTTGCTGTCGGCCAGTTCGGCCACGCGACGGCCCAGTTGCAGCAGGTTTTCGTTGGTGATGCTCTCGGAGGCGATTTGCATCACTTGCTCGCCGCGAACATTGGCCAATTGGCTTAGTTCAGGGATGCCGGCGATCAACTGTTCGATCCCGACTTTTGCGGCCTGGTACGTAGCACTATTGGCCGAGCTGGCACCAGCACCGGCAATCGTGCCGCCTGTAGCCAGGACGACCACGTTTGCCAGTTTCTGTCGGGTTTCGACTTCTTTTGCTTGCAGTGCAGTCGGGAGGAGCAGCAGGAGGGCCAAAGCGCCCGGAATAAAGGTGTTGAAGGCAGATTTCATTGTTTTCTCTCTAATAGTGATGACGGTGCTGATGCAGGTTCATCTAGAAACACCCCAAGCAGATCTGTATGCCGGGGATACCCAGTAAGAGCAGGATCTGTACCAGTCATATCTTTGATTTAAAAATCTTTTAACCTTTTGATTTATATAGATTTATATCTTCTGTACGGTGGCGCTCGAGGCGATAGTCGTCCGGGTTTCCGAATATGTGCGATGGAAGCGTTCGGCTGTCCGAAATCTCCTACAGCGTAAATCTAGGATTTCCCACATTTTTGAATGGGAATTAGTGCTAAAGAAAACCGCTCAGAGGTCGATGATCCTTTCAGGATCATTTTTTGTGCAGGAGCTCATATGTCCATTTCAGTAGGTTTTCCAAACGCAGGCGGCATCACGATTGGCGGCAAATCGCTCGCTACGGTCAACGCATTGAGCGATGCGACGGCAGACGCCGCGACGCAACAGGCGGGTGGCAAGGAAGGTGACAGCAAGCAAGTCAGGACAGGTCCGGTAGGGCAAAGCCCCGAAGCAGAGACCAAAGCGGATGACGGTGGTAACCAAAGCATCACGGTGAAGATGCTGCTCAAGCGCATGAAGGAACTGCAAGAGCAATTGCGCCAGCAACAACAGCAACTGGCTGCGGCCCAGGCCGCGTCATATCCGACGCCGGAAGCCAAGACCACCGCGGTCATGGCGATTCAGGGGCAGATCGCTCAAACCAACGGTGCGCTGATGGAGGTGACCAGCAGCCTGGTCAAGGAGCTGGCCAAGGGTTCCAATAGCGGATCGGTGGTCAACACCACGGCATAATCGGCATTGCCGTTTTTTCGCCAGACAGACCACAAAACGGTTTTTTCTGACCGTTGACAAATGTCGACAGGGTTCGCATAGTTCGGTCTACGCAAACGTTTGCGCAGTCCTGTCGACGGTTTGGTTCCGTGGGCGCGGCGATCCTCGTTCCCGCGTATCAGAGCGCTGGTGAACGGATTTGAAGCGTATGCAGTGCAAGCGTTGCTCACAATAATCATAAGATCGGAGTGAACTCATGAAGCTGCCATTCGCTGGACGTCTTCTCGCTGTCGCTATGCTGGCTGCCGCATCCGCCGCTTTGCCCCTCTCTTCGGCCTTCGCCGACACTGAAAAACCGAAAGTCGCGCTGGTCATGAAATCCCTGGCCAACGAATTCTTCCTGACCATGGAGGATGGCGCCAAGGCTTACCAGAAAGAACATTCTGCCGATTTCGACCTGATCTCCAATGGCATCAAGGACGAAACGGACACCGCTGGTCAGACGCGCATCGTCGAGCAAATGATTCTGGCCAAGGTCAATGCGCTGGTGATTGCGCCAGCCGACTCCAAAGCGATGGTTCCGGTGATCAAGAAGGCCATCGATGCCGGTATCACCGTGATCAACATCGACAACCAACTGGACCCGGCCGTCGTCAAAAGCAAGAACATGACCGTACCGTTCGTAGGCCCGGATAACCGCAAAGGCGCGCGTCTGGTCGGCGAGTATCTGGCCAAACAGCTGAAGGCCGGTGACGAAGTCGGCATCATCGAAGGTGTTTCCACCACCACCAACGCCCAGGCTCGCACCGCTGGCTTCAAGGACGCAATGGAAGCGGCGCAGATCAAG
Proteins encoded in this window:
- a CDS encoding endonuclease; protein product: MIARCFALLLLLFVVISAQADAPRTFNEAKKVAWTLYAPQSTEFYCGCKYTGNRVDLKACGYVPRKNAKRAARIEWEHIVPAWQIGHQRQCWQQGGRQNCTRHDPTYQRAEADLHNLVPSIGEVNGDRSNFSFGWLPVQSGQYGSCLTQVDFKAKKVMPRPSIRGMIARTYFYMSKQYGLRLSKQDRQLYEAWNKTYPAQSWERQRNQRVACVMGRGNEFVGPVNMKACG
- a CDS encoding DUF1654 domain-containing protein; translation: MATTSSAATNPPGSYERLGLRVQKIINSPTAQKAKAALIFRLPDEPVDEWERLLEEIAENDNVTLAYRDDGGVQIFWVVPKED
- a CDS encoding sugar ABC transporter substrate-binding protein, with the protein product MKLPFAGRLLAVAMLAAASAALPLSSAFADTEKPKVALVMKSLANEFFLTMEDGAKAYQKEHSADFDLISNGIKDETDTAGQTRIVEQMILAKVNALVIAPADSKAMVPVIKKAIDAGITVINIDNQLDPAVVKSKNMTVPFVGPDNRKGARLVGEYLAKQLKAGDEVGIIEGVSTTTNAQARTAGFKDAMEAAQIKVVSLQSGDWEIDKGNKVAASILSEYPQTKALLAGNDSMAVGAVSAVRAAGKAGKVQVVGYDNINAIKPMLKDGRVLATADQFAAKQAVFGIETALKMLKGEKVDSGTNGVIETPVELVTK
- a CDS encoding asparaginase — encoded protein: MKSAFNTFIPGALALLLLLPTALQAKEVETRQKLANVVVLATGGTIAGAGASSANSATYQAAKVGIEQLIAGIPELSQLANVRGEQVMQIASESITNENLLQLGRRVAELADSKDVDGIVITHGTDTLEETAYFLNLVEKTDKPIIVVGSMRPGTAMSADGMLNLYNAVAVAGSKDARGKGVLVTMNDEIQSGRDVSKMVNLKTEAFKSPWGPLGMVIEGKSYWFRLPAKRHTMDSEFDIKNIKSLPDVEIAYSYGNVDGTAYKALAQSGAKAIIHAGTGNGSVSSRLVPTLQELRKDGVQIIRSSHVNAGGFVLRNAEQPDDKYDWVVAHDLNPQKARILTMVALTKTSDSKELQRMFWEY